One genomic segment of Bacteroidota bacterium includes these proteins:
- the msrA gene encoding peptide-methionine (S)-S-oxide reductase MsrA encodes MKILLVSIFGILLLNGCTAQEKNKENMNNNNEMNSKAVSNESSSAGMELATFAGGCFWCTEAVFEEMIGVQKVVSGYSGGKNENPTYEQVSSGATSHAECVQITFDPQKADYKTLVDVFMRTHDPTTKDRQGNDEGTQYRSIIFYNNDAQKIVAEEYIKEKNADNYFGRPIVTEVLPATTFFIAENYHQDYYANNRNAPYCTYVVAKKVEKFESLFPELTKEEYKDK; translated from the coding sequence ATGAAAATATTATTAGTTTCAATTTTTGGAATATTACTTTTAAACGGATGTACCGCACAAGAAAAAAATAAAGAAAATATGAATAACAATAATGAAATGAATTCAAAAGCAGTATCTAATGAAAGCTCTTCTGCAGGAATGGAGTTAGCCACTTTTGCCGGTGGATGTTTTTGGTGTACAGAAGCAGTTTTTGAAGAAATGATTGGTGTACAAAAAGTAGTTTCCGGATATTCCGGTGGCAAAAATGAAAATCCTACATACGAACAAGTTAGTAGCGGAGCAACAAGCCATGCGGAATGTGTACAAATAACATTTGATCCCCAAAAAGCGGATTATAAAACATTAGTGGATGTATTTATGCGCACACATGATCCTACTACAAAAGATAGACAAGGAAATGATGAAGGCACACAATACCGTTCAATCATTTTTTATAATAATGATGCACAAAAGATAGTTGCTGAAGAGTATATTAAAGAGAAAAATGCAGATAACTATTTTGGTCGTCCTATAGTTACCGAAGTATTACCTGCAACCACATTTTTTATTGCTGAAAATTATCATCAGGATTATTATGCAAATAATAGGAATGCTCCATATTGTACTTATGTGGTTGCTAAAAAAGTAGAAAAATTTGAATCATTATTTCCTGAACTTACTAAA
- a CDS encoding cyanophycinase: MTIPKGKLIAVGGAEERSNRVSKGKLEVLRRILREVSGKNSVIEIITTASGIPNQVGKEYEDAFNYLGCTNSKHMAIRNRRDAEKKDFISRIKSCNGIMFSGGDQTKLSEVFLESEILEIMMQRYHTEEGFVIAGTSAGAMAQSEKMINGGTPVETLKKGRAKLKQGLGFINTAIIDSHFINRGRFGRLVVAVAEHPALMGIGISEDTGVIIKENRFLEVIGSNQVILVDGKDLKYNSAAFNTERTINLEYIIFHLFSKGTHFDIQERKIANEEQMVH, from the coding sequence ATGACCATACCAAAGGGAAAATTAATTGCTGTTGGAGGTGCTGAAGAAAGAAGCAACCGTGTAAGCAAAGGGAAATTAGAAGTGTTGCGACGAATACTTCGTGAAGTTTCAGGGAAAAATTCTGTAATAGAAATTATTACAACCGCCTCCGGTATTCCGAATCAAGTAGGGAAGGAATATGAAGATGCCTTTAACTATTTGGGATGTACTAACTCTAAACACATGGCTATCCGCAATCGCAGAGATGCCGAAAAGAAAGATTTTATTTCGAGAATTAAGAGTTGTAATGGAATCATGTTTTCCGGCGGCGATCAAACTAAATTGAGTGAAGTGTTTCTGGAGTCAGAAATTCTTGAAATTATGATGCAGCGTTATCATACGGAAGAAGGTTTTGTAATTGCAGGAACCAGTGCAGGAGCAATGGCGCAATCAGAGAAAATGATAAATGGAGGAACGCCGGTAGAAACTCTAAAAAAAGGAAGAGCGAAATTGAAGCAAGGTCTGGGATTTATTAATACCGCCATCATTGATTCGCATTTTATTAACAGAGGTCGCTTTGGCCGATTGGTAGTTGCAGTTGCAGAACATCCTGCATTAATGGGAATTGGAATTAGTGAAGATACCGGAGTAATAATAAAGGAAAACAGATTTCTGGAAGTGATTGGCTCTAATCAGGTGATATTGGTGGATGGCAAAGATTTAAAATACAATAGTGCCGCTTTCAATACGGAGAGAACTATTAATCTGGAATATATTATTTTCCATTTGTTCTCAAAAGGAACTCATTTCGATATACAGGAACGCAAAATTGCGAATGAAGAACAGATGGTGCATTAG
- the cphA gene encoding cyanophycin synthetase, which produces MKILETRVMKGPNYWSIRRHKLIVMRLDLEDMENWPTDKIDGFADRLEETMPSLYDHRCSEDHRGGFFKRVRQGTWMGHVVEHIALELQTLAGLDTGFGRTRETKTPGVYNVVYSYLEEKTGLYAGEVAVAFCDALFNKADFDLTPHIQRMKEMRERERLGPSTGSIVEEAIKRDIPFIRLNRNSLVQLGWGVNQKRIQATIASTTSNIAVEIACDKEETKNLLNQLNIPSPKGDTAFDEEDLQRIINRIGYPLVIKPINGNHGRGSTMNINTWEEAVVALAKSKEVNRWSIVEQYVEGFDYRLLVINYKFVAAALRKPASVFGDGEHTIAQLVEIINQDTRRGYGHENVLTSIKMDDHTLRLLDVAGLSPDSIPENGVEIVLKSTANLSTGGTATDVTETVHSYNVFTAERIARLVGLDICGIDIMSQDISQAMTENRGVVLEVNAAPGFRMHLAPSEGIARNVAEPVVDMLFPAGTQGRIPIIAITGTNGKTTTTRLCAHIAKMMGYKVGFTTSDGIYIQNRMLEKGDCTGPLSTKFVLMDPTVDYAVLECARGGMLKAGLGFDKCDYAIVTNVTADHLGLKDIDTVEEMAKVKSVLPETVHEDGYAILNADDDLVFNMRKTLECKIALFSMDENNERIKNHCERGGIAAVLENGWITILKGTWKLRVEKVVNIPLTFDGRAVFMIQNILPATLCGFLQNFRVEDMKLALQTFIPGPVTTPGPMNSFKFRSFEVLVDFAHNPDGFNAISKYLEKVTLSPKVGVIAAAGDRRDDDIRELGRIAARSFDEIIIRQDKNLRGRTDLEIMNLLKEGINDVNPAIPTICINPEADSIQYVIENAKAGSHITILSDVIAEALDLVLMYKEKDDKFEFKKEEIPNTYGQETAST; this is translated from the coding sequence ATGAAGATTCTTGAAACTCGTGTGATGAAAGGCCCTAACTATTGGAGCATCCGCAGGCATAAACTCATTGTTATGCGCTTAGACCTGGAGGATATGGAAAACTGGCCTACGGATAAAATTGATGGATTTGCTGATCGCCTTGAAGAAACTATGCCTTCTTTATATGACCATCGTTGCTCCGAAGATCATCGTGGTGGATTTTTTAAACGAGTGCGTCAGGGTACTTGGATGGGACATGTAGTAGAACATATTGCACTTGAGTTGCAAACACTTGCAGGACTTGACACGGGTTTTGGAAGAACCCGGGAAACTAAAACTCCGGGTGTATATAATGTGGTGTATTCTTATCTGGAAGAGAAAACAGGTTTATATGCCGGTGAGGTTGCTGTGGCTTTTTGCGATGCATTATTTAATAAAGCGGATTTTGATTTGACGCCGCATATTCAGCGGATGAAAGAAATGCGTGAGCGGGAAAGATTAGGACCATCTACCGGAAGTATTGTGGAAGAAGCTATCAAAAGAGATATTCCTTTTATTCGATTGAATAGAAATTCCTTGGTGCAATTAGGTTGGGGAGTTAATCAAAAACGAATTCAGGCTACCATCGCATCCACCACTTCTAACATTGCAGTTGAAATTGCCTGCGATAAAGAGGAAACCAAAAATCTATTAAATCAACTTAATATCCCTTCACCTAAAGGCGATACGGCTTTTGATGAAGAAGACCTACAAAGAATTATCAATCGCATTGGTTATCCCTTGGTTATAAAACCGATTAATGGCAATCATGGCCGAGGTAGCACTATGAACATTAATACCTGGGAGGAGGCTGTTGTTGCTCTGGCTAAATCGAAAGAAGTAAACCGCTGGAGCATTGTAGAGCAATATGTAGAAGGATTTGATTACCGCTTGCTGGTAATTAACTACAAATTTGTGGCTGCTGCCTTGCGAAAACCTGCTTCTGTTTTCGGCGATGGGGAACATACTATTGCGCAATTGGTAGAAATAATAAATCAAGATACCCGTCGTGGTTACGGACATGAAAATGTATTGACTTCTATTAAAATGGATGACCATACCTTGCGCTTGCTTGATGTGGCAGGTCTAAGTCCGGATTCCATTCCCGAAAATGGTGTTGAAATAGTTTTAAAATCCACCGCCAATTTAAGTACCGGCGGCACGGCTACCGATGTTACCGAAACTGTGCACTCTTACAATGTATTTACCGCCGAAAGAATTGCCCGATTAGTGGGTCTCGACATCTGCGGTATAGATATTATGAGTCAGGATATTTCGCAAGCAATGACGGAAAACCGTGGAGTTGTGCTGGAAGTGAACGCCGCACCCGGCTTCCGTATGCACCTCGCCCCTTCTGAAGGCATCGCTCGTAATGTAGCTGAACCTGTGGTAGATATGCTTTTCCCCGCAGGGACACAAGGTCGCATTCCCATCATTGCAATTACCGGAACCAACGGTAAAACCACCACCACCCGGCTATGTGCCCACATTGCCAAAATGATGGGTTACAAAGTGGGCTTCACCACCAGCGACGGTATCTATATTCAAAACCGTATGCTGGAAAAAGGCGATTGCACCGGCCCGCTTTCTACAAAATTTGTGTTGATGGATCCCACGGTTGACTATGCCGTGTTGGAATGTGCCCGTGGCGGTATGTTAAAGGCAGGTTTGGGTTTCGATAAATGTGATTACGCCATTGTTACCAACGTTACTGCCGATCATCTTGGCCTGAAAGATATTGATACTGTTGAGGAAATGGCAAAAGTGAAATCTGTTTTGCCCGAGACTGTGCATGAAGACGGTTACGCCATCCTAAATGCCGACGACGATCTGGTGTTTAACATGCGCAAAACTTTAGAATGTAAAATTGCACTGTTCAGCATGGACGAAAATAATGAGCGCATTAAAAATCATTGTGAGCGGGGTGGCATTGCCGCCGTATTAGAAAACGGATGGATCACCATTTTAAAAGGCACTTGGAAACTGCGAGTAGAAAAAGTGGTGAATATTCCCCTAACCTTCGATGGTCGAGCCGTATTTATGATTCAAAATATACTGCCCGCTACCCTTTGCGGATTCTTGCAAAACTTCCGGGTAGAAGACATGAAACTGGCGCTGCAAACCTTTATTCCCGGCCCTGTTACCACACCCGGCCCTATGAATTCCTTTAAGTTTCGCAGCTTCGAAGTGCTGGTTGACTTTGCCCACAACCCCGACGGATTCAATGCCATTTCAAAATATTTAGAAAAAGTAACCCTCAGCCCCAAAGTAGGCGTAATAGCCGCTGCGGGCGATAGACGTGACGATGACATCCGTGAACTCGGCCGCATAGCCGCCAGAAGCTTCGACGAAATTATTATCCGTCAAGACAAAAACCTGCGAGGCAGAACAGATTTGGAAATAATGAATCTGCTGAAAGAAGGCATTAACGATGTAAACCCAGCTATACCCACAATC
- a CDS encoding isoaspartyl peptidase/L-asparaginase: protein MKPKIAVHGGAGTMPKEQLTKEVEMQCKSALNQALLSGYNILIKGGSALDAVETSVISLENFPMFNSGRGSVFTHNGIHEMDAAIMDGSNLDAGAIAGVSNIKNPVTLAKRILEKSEHVFLFGAGAEEFARLQNIEFADYDYFFTQFRYDQLLQAKENDVVVLDHVDFNKGKNKMGTVGAVAIDMNNNLAAATSTGGMTNKSFGRVGDTPIIGAGTYANNNSVAVSCTGHGEFFMRYVVAYDLHCLITYKNLSLEEAANFLVNKTLKNANAEGGLIAIDNKGNIVLPFNSAGMYRGWMNSETDFFTGIY from the coding sequence ATGAAGCCAAAGATTGCAGTGCATGGTGGTGCAGGCACAATGCCAAAAGAACAACTGACCAAAGAAGTGGAGATGCAATGTAAGTCTGCATTGAATCAAGCACTTTTATCTGGATATAACATACTTATAAAAGGTGGTTCTGCCTTAGATGCAGTAGAAACATCCGTAATATCATTAGAAAATTTCCCCATGTTTAATTCGGGGAGAGGCAGCGTGTTTACGCACAATGGTATTCATGAAATGGATGCTGCAATTATGGATGGAAGCAATTTAGATGCAGGTGCAATTGCTGGTGTAAGTAATATTAAAAATCCTGTAACGCTTGCAAAAAGGATTTTAGAAAAATCAGAACATGTTTTTTTGTTTGGAGCAGGTGCGGAAGAATTTGCACGACTGCAAAATATTGAATTTGCCGATTACGATTATTTCTTCACTCAATTTAGATACGATCAATTATTACAGGCAAAAGAAAATGATGTGGTGGTTTTAGATCATGTAGATTTTAATAAAGGAAAAAATAAAATGGGTACTGTGGGTGCAGTTGCAATTGATATGAATAATAATTTAGCTGCTGCTACCTCCACAGGTGGTATGACAAACAAAAGTTTTGGAAGAGTTGGCGACACTCCTATTATTGGTGCCGGCACTTATGCAAATAATAATTCAGTAGCAGTTTCATGTACAGGACACGGTGAATTTTTTATGCGATATGTAGTTGCTTATGATTTGCATTGTTTAATTACTTATAAAAATTTATCTCTGGAAGAAGCTGCAAATTTCCTGGTAAACAAAACATTAAAAAATGCAAATGCAGAAGGTGGATTAATTGCAATTGATAATAAAGGGAATATTGTGTTACCCTTTAATTCAGCAGGAATGTATCGAGGTTGGATGAATTCAGAAACTGATTTTTTTACAGGAATTTATTAA
- a CDS encoding outer membrane beta-barrel protein, whose amino-acid sequence MKKLIIASICFFFVIGVKAQSGAVGFTYGLFAGTTSTDISTNIDYDDKTSGAGFTVGAFSRFKVLFLTIQPEIAYSKNNVTLTANDGGNLYQAKLSSDIFEINGLINLLGISLGDAVKLRLPIGVGYSIDMGSTIDFNGSKTEATNTVGTYFNGLAGLGIDVLGLTADFRYRFGFSDIVEGSAVDITPNVFVFTLGYKFR is encoded by the coding sequence ATGAAAAAACTAATAATTGCAAGTATTTGCTTCTTCTTTGTAATTGGCGTAAAAGCCCAATCCGGAGCTGTAGGATTTACTTACGGACTATTTGCCGGGACTACATCTACAGATATCTCTACCAATATTGATTATGATGATAAGACTTCCGGAGCCGGATTTACAGTTGGCGCATTCAGTCGTTTTAAAGTTCTGTTTTTAACTATACAACCAGAAATCGCTTATTCAAAGAACAATGTTACACTCACTGCAAATGATGGTGGCAATTTATATCAGGCAAAGTTGAGTTCAGATATTTTTGAAATAAACGGACTTATCAATCTGTTGGGTATCTCATTGGGGGATGCAGTAAAATTGCGCTTGCCAATTGGTGTGGGTTATAGTATTGATATGGGATCTACAATAGATTTTAATGGTTCGAAAACCGAAGCAACAAATACAGTAGGAACTTACTTTAATGGACTGGCTGGATTAGGAATAGATGTGCTTGGATTAACGGCTGATTTCAGATATCGCTTTGGATTTAGCGATATCGTTGAAGGCAGCGCAGTTGACATTACACCTAATGTATTCGTGTTTACGCTTGGCTATAAATTCCGTTAA